In Aedes albopictus strain Foshan chromosome 3, AalbF5, whole genome shotgun sequence, the genomic window atttgaccccagtttATGGTACCAGAAATTCAATAAAGAATATTAGAAGGTTGGGATAAATTTAGGAAAAATGTTCATAAGCAACACTTCTTAGTtccatcaaacaaaaaaaaaactctccatattgatttttttttgtttttgttttggttcaagagcttgcggcgcaccagggcgcctcagcgcacagtttgggaagcactgataTACACCATTATTTTGAAGCAATTTACAGTAAATTTGTTGGAAAGGATGTCAATGTTTCCACACTCTATCAAGCAGAGTGGGAGATAGCATTATCGACAAAAGTGGATTGAAGTATATACGATAAACGGAGAAATACCGGTCTTAAAAGAAGAGATTTTGTTGAGAGAGAATAAAGATGATGGTGCTTGAGAAAGGGTAATTACATGTGTAAAGCATACAGGAGAAACAAAGAACGGGCAGATCTGTTTAGACCATTAACCAGAGAAGTTGATTTTTATTTAAGCGAAGAAGATATTCCGCAGaactatattttatttttttttcagttttttaaaTCACAGTCCACTTGGTTCCGCTCATCCTACATCTTCTTGTGCATTCTTACAATATTCTCACAATTATTCCGCAGGGACTGAAATCAGCATGCTtgattcaccgtaaagtgcagcgagctcaccACATACAGTTCTCCTGCGTATCGCCAATGATCGCCATTTGCACTCGTCGCAAGAATACTCAAGTACGTCTAAGTCTCATGTCCGAAAGGGAACCACTGGTCTTATCAGCATTTTGTACATGATATATTAAGTGCGGAAGTAAAATGCACTTATGGTAAGTGATATCGATCAGCATTCTAGGTGGAGAGATTGCTATATAATAATAACAACTGTCGTTCGACACTATCATTGAATCATTAACGGGTAGCATCGGGAACGGTTTCCTGCCAAACGTGATTTTGATCTGCTAGTTGTTGTGCGATTTTCGAGCTAACGGTAGGTAACGGTTAATCTTTCATTTACAAGCTGTttcatttttgttactttttcagtGCATGGAATTAAATGTATGAAACTGACACTTAAGTGCTCATGATAAGCCAGCTGACAAAAAAGCCAAGAGAGAAGCAAAACGAAATGATAAGCTCATCTTGTATTACCAAACACTTAGAAGCCTGTCAGTAACTGGACGCGAACATTCATCAAAATGAGAAACATATTATTATTTTGTCTGCTTCAATTTTCGTTTGCGATTGAATACAATCCAAAAAACTTCATAAACACGTTcgaaggtattttcaaatctttcCTTGGGTTATGGTATGATAATCTAATACTAATTCAACTCCTATTCTTCAAGCCACATATGGATGTTTGCAGTTTAGCACGAAGGATGCCTGTCAACCGTATTTTCCAACAAATAGATTCAAACACCTACACACCACACACAATAATGTTACGATCATGAGGATGGGTGTTATGGCAAATCAAGGACCTCACATACGTTTGTCACCGAACGAGTTCCCGGACGACACCAAAATCACCGAGATTGGTATGCTATCAGAAATCATGCAGCGCAGCTAGATTTTTTGGTGAGGTAACAAATAATATTTATTTTAGTGCTCTCCGCATGGGAAAACACGGCAAGTGAAATGAGAAGCTACGTTAGGCATATAAACAAACCCATTTCGGACCTGAAAATTCTCAAACGCATCAACACTCCCGGGTTGCTCAACCAGTTCTACCCGATGATGTTCACGTTGGAAATCGATCCGAATGGAAATGTGAAACTGATCAAGGATGGCGACCGAGTTCCCTTGGTTGAGTTCCAGAATCGAGCGATATCGTTCGAGTATATAGAGTTTTGTCACTACATTGCACCGGCAACTTTTTTCTTTGACTGTCCGTTGGAGATTGACCGTAGGGATTGCAGTGGTATTGTTTTGGGGTGATTGGTGATAATAAAGAGTATGAAGATACACATTATTTTATatctaggggaacttacgtattttcggcagttttgttctcttcgtcatggggggtttttttgaATCCTGTTGATCTCataattggcctcaaatccttcccaaccaagctgagttatatacccaaatttcaggcaatttggtccacaaaaaccccccatgacgaagagaacaaacctgccgataataccctttgtcaccctatctaacattaggccgttacaaatatttatttcactttttgtcctactactctttggctggtcgagggggggggggataaaaataataaagcatttaatctaaaaaatatttaaaac contains:
- the LOC109420363 gene encoding uncharacterized protein LOC109420363, with amino-acid sequence MRNILLFCLLQFSFAIEYNPKNFINTFEATYGCLQFSTKDACQPYFPTNRFKHLHTTHNNVTIMRMGVMANQGPHIRLSPNEFPDDTKITEIVLSAWENTASEMRSYVRHINKPISDLKILKRINTPGLLNQFYPMMFTLEIDPNGNVKLIKDGDRVPLVEFQNRAISFEYIEFCHYIAPATFFFDCPLEIDRRDCSGIVLG